The genomic interval TCACCCCGGACGGCGCGCCGCTCACGATCATCAGCCGGTTCTTCCGCGCGCACGGCACCGGCCGCGTACCGGGCCCCTCGCTGATGGAGGAGATGTTCGCGGCCACCCAGAACACCGGCATCCGTCATTATCTCTACGGCGGCAAGGAGGGCGTGGCCGAGCAGGTCGCGGCCAATTTCGCCCGCAAATATCCCGGCAGCGCGGTGTGCGGCCTCGCCTGTCCGCCCTTCGGCGCCGTCGCGCCCGATCTCGACGCGCGGCTCACCGATGCGATCAGGGCGGCCGAGCCGCACATCGTCTGGGTCGGCATGTCGACGCCCAAGCAGGACATCTGGATGAACGATCACTTGGATCGTTTGCCCGGCATGGTGCTGATCGGTGTCGGCGCCGCCTTCGATTTCCATTCCGGGGCGGTGAAGCGGGCGCCGAGATTCATGCAGGTGCTCGCCCTCGAATGGCTGCACCGGCTCTTGAGCGAGCCCCGGCGGCTGTGGCGGCGCTACCTCGTCATGGCGCCCGTCTTCCTGTGGAAGATGGCACGCCAGCCCGAGCCGCGCCGTTCGTAAGGAGCCATCTGTTGCGTGTCCTCATCGTCCACAACTACTACCAGATCCGGGGCGGCGAGGACGCGGTGGTGGAGCAAGAGGCCGCGGCCCTTGCCAGGGCCGGCTGCATCGTCGAGACGGTGGCCTTCCACAACGACGACATCCGCACGCCGCTGGACCGCCTGCGCACGGCCTTCGAGGCG from Methylobacterium sp. AMS5 carries:
- a CDS encoding WecB/TagA/CpsF family glycosyltransferase, with the translated sequence MAEIEGSLPMSEAVAIPASGPYALRINRNDPYLVQADGPAAHRLPATRILGVPVSVIDMPLAVRTITGWARARRTSMICVRDVHGIMCAQEQPELRAAHERASMITPDGAPLTIISRFFRAHGTGRVPGPSLMEEMFAATQNTGIRHYLYGGKEGVAEQVAANFARKYPGSAVCGLACPPFGAVAPDLDARLTDAIRAAEPHIVWVGMSTPKQDIWMNDHLDRLPGMVLIGVGAAFDFHSGAVKRAPRFMQVLALEWLHRLLSEPRRLWRRYLVMAPVFLWKMARQPEPRRS